In Zingiber officinale cultivar Zhangliang chromosome 3B, Zo_v1.1, whole genome shotgun sequence, a single window of DNA contains:
- the LOC122054907 gene encoding zinc finger CCCH domain-containing protein 17-like produces the protein MDFEQPDWYGNRRGYQRAGPSQVPDRSNTVCFHWQAGRCSRHPCPFLHSDPPQTVLADGAAKRGHLQGHVSRNIASAGAPPSKWGKGRAGGKAPDKICNYFLAGNCSFGDKCRFLHSWFMSDSFSLLTQLQGHQKVVTGIALPSGSDKLYSCSKDESVRVWDTQTGKCVGAINMGGEVGCMTSEGPWLFIGVVNAVKAWNTQTTTEQGLDGPVGQVYALTVGNGMLFAGTQDARILVWKFSAAGNVFEPATSLSDHRHAILSLVAGAMKLYSVDIPTRPKMEEWMFELCKFKVASSSVLCDDDEINRVILWKRGRLNKAGEFIGDELKQTGKTVMLLL, from the exons ATGGACTTCGAGCAACCAGATTGGTACGGAAACAGGAGGGGCTACCAGCGGGCGGGGCCGTCTCAGGTTCCAGACAGAAGCAACACGGTATGCTTCCACTGGCAGGCGGGGCGATGCAGCCGTCACCCGTGTCCCTTTCTCCATAGCGACCCACCGCAGACCGTGCTCGCCGATGGCGCTGCCAAGCGGGGGCACTTGCAAGGCCACGTGTCTAGAAATATTGCCTCTGCGGGTGCGCCGCCATCCAAGTGGGGTAAGGGTCGAGCGGGTGGCAAGGCTCCCGACAAAATCTGCAATTACTTCCTCGCTGGAAATTGTAGTTTCGGAGATAAGTGTAGGTTCCTGCATTCGTGGTTCATGAGCGATAGCTTCTCTCTCTTGACCCAACTCCAGGGGCATCAAAAG GTAGTGACTGGTATCGCTCTGCCTTCAGGGTCTGATAAACTCTACTCTTGTAGCAAGGATGAGTCTGTTCGTGTTTGGGATACTCAAACTGGGAAG TGCGTTGGAGCCATCAATATGGGAGGTGAGGTTGGATGTATGACCAGTGAAGGTCCTTGGTTATTTATTGGAGTTGTGAATGCTGTCAAG GCATGGAACACACAAACAACAACAGAACAAGGCCTTGATGGCCCTGTCGGACAAGTTTACGCTTTGACCGTTGGTAATGGTATGCTATTTGCTGGAACACAG GATGCACGAATATTGGTGTGGAAATTTAGTGCTGCTGGGAATGTCTTTGAACCAGCTACTTCTCTTTCTGATCATCGGCATGCAATACTTTCTCTAGTTGCAGGGGCCATGAAGCTTTACTCAG ttgacatACCAACTAGGCCTAAAATGGAGGAATGGATGTTTGAGCTATGTAAATTCAAAGTGGCgtca tccagtgttttatgtgatgacgATGAGATAAACAGAGTCATCCTCTGGAAGAGAGGGCGGCTCAACAAAGCTGGGGAATTTATTGGcgatgagttgaagcaaaca ggaAAAACAGTGATGTTGTTATTGTAG